GGACGAATTTTTTGGGTGCAAGTAATGAGCTTTTTGAAGAATGCAGGGGTATCAATAAAGAACTTGCTGAGACATTCACCAACACCGTGACAAAATGGTGCTTTAATCCTCCGTCAGCACCGCATATGGGAGGCGCATGGGAGCGCCTTGTACGATCGGTAAAAACGGCCTTTTTTGCCATGACAACAACGAAAACGCCGAATGAAGAAACTTTTTCTACCATACTCGTTGAAGCGGAAGCCCTTGTCAACTCTCGGCCTCTAACTTTCGTTTCCATTGAAGATGACTCCCAGGAAGCTTTGACTCCAAATCACTTCCTTCTGCTTAGTTCCAGTGGGGCAGTTCAACCTTCTATGACAATGGTAGATCCTAGGCTGGCCAGCAGAGACGATTGGAATCACACTCGGCATCTCGTAGACTTATTCTGGCATCGGTGGATAAAGGAATATCTGCCCACCATCGCTAGGCGAACCAAATGGTTCGAAGAAGTGAAGCCAATCGAACCTGGAGATTTGGTAGTTATTATCGACGAAAATCGGCGGAATGGTTGGATTAGAGGGCGCATTTTGGACGTGGCAAAGGGTTCAGATGGGAGAGTTCGTCGAGCTACTGTACAAACATCGAGTGGGATCTTGAAAAGACCGGTAGCGAAGATAGCGGTTTTGGATATCGGTAAGCCATCGATGGATCATTAGTCTTACGGGTGGGGGGATGTTCCCGCATCTTTGGTCGCTCCCCAGCCCCTACCAAATTGTGGATCAGACACCAATGGCAAAACAGCGATCGTCGTGACAGTTGAGAAGACAGACTAACTCGTTGAATATCAGCAAGAAAGTGCATCGTCATTCACCTGTTAACTCAGTTAGGAATTTCCAAGTTAAAATTATACAATCACATAGTTCTGTTTCATAATTTGGATAGTGAGtataagaaatttgaataacTGTTCtctaagttaaaaaatgatacTTTCTAGAATTCCATCGAGTATCTAAACGGATATATTTAACTAACCGTATCGTGGATTTCATAAATTCGGAAATCACACAATGTAAGTGCTCATCTAATATGAAAACTCCTGTAATCCTCAAATTACTATTatctaaacttaaaattatatcGTCATCTAGAGTTCCATCGAATTACTTAACGGTTATAATTACCTTATTGTTGAGGTTAAATTTGGAGGTTATACAATGTAAGTGCACAACTAAAATCGAAATGTAAACctcgaataataaataaatttattagctTTTAGCTATGCCAACCAAAAACGTTGCTGCTAAACGAACGTCCGAAACAGCCTCAAcaatcacgtttttcgcattttggaccactgtggaCTGGTTCGAATGCTGCGCGGACGGCAATAGTGCAAAgcggcacccgtcgaaatgtggaaaatcaccgacagcggaagaggcaacGAGCCTGAATCTTTCAGGAGAAAAAGccccgcctggaggaggaggagctcgagaaagctggagcagctgcatcgttcccaaaaaaacacgaaagttctatcagaaactcaacgcatcccgcaaaggcttcgtgccgcaagccgaaatgtgcctggataaggacgggggcatcctgacggacaatcgtgaggtgatcgaaaggtggaagcagcacttcgatgaacacctgaacggcgcacatgcaggagatcaaggcGGTGGGGGAagctacatcgccggcgtagccaacgacgaagttGAGACAGCATTTTTGATAGTATATCaatattaaatgataaatagcagcactctctggagccactactcCTATAATGCATATAGGTTAAAAGGACTAAACTAACAATTGTGATCCGTTAGCAACAGTTTTATTATgctatactgccgttctaagcaagaatgtcccatgtgacttttgggtcattttcacttttttgctggaaacggtctcttttggtgttaactttcgaataaaaacacaaacaagtatgctttgttctgaacttatacgaaattttcatcaaggtggttgtctctatgttgatagttctacgcaagaatgtcacactagaaaaaattgtcttaagatgagttcaaactgttgaatttaatgttattcactgaaaagaacactaaaatagagggcagaggaggagcgagaagccttgagggttttattcagagaaattttcactaaacacttttcggtaggcactactaaCAAGATCCATaatcaactatacatttttatatacaaaaaGGAACGTATTCCTCAAATTACGGTTGAGCATgagtttttggggaaaaaataaactacgcaggcttttaaaatgatagaaaaattgtagccgtgtgacagtttttcttagaactagcatcggcatacgttctgattctacgcaaaagtgtcacacggagatttttggctctaatttgctgtttttttgtaggaaatgtaatttttttggcagaaaacattgtgaaatggttaacttgaactgttaactacgaaaaaactgtcggtgaatttttagtttgagagaaaaattggaaatatagctgatattttcaatcgcgtttttctcgtttgcacgtttttccacatgggacaatcttgcttagaacggcagtataaaGCTGTAAAAGTGATGTTATGGTAAGATATATTTTTATCTGTACTGTAGTATCTGTACTCACAAATTTCAGTGGCAACTTAGAATTCTTGGCGAACTACAATCAATTTAGAGTAAGACTGTTTGCTTATATTCTTGCTTATCTTGAAGCATAAACGCTATTTAACAAgaggaaacaatatttttgcGAATCGTAAATTACAATTGGTTCAGTTTCTCAGCTTCTGTAAAACAACGTGAAGGACAACGTTTTACGGATCGGAAACAAATATAAAGGCGAATTTGTTTAACAAACGTTTAATACGTGTTTCTCTTTGTAATGGCTACAGAGAACAATGAAGAATTACGCAGAAGGTGGGAATTAGGAAGCTTCTCGTGGAGCGAACTAGAAGCTTGATGGTAGCTGGTTCCAGATTGTGGTGACCCGAACAGAATCATGTTACTATCCGATgacttaaaaccaaaaaaaaacctattttcaaataatGCATTAGACTTTCGCAGAACGAGAGCTGTTGGTAACATTTTTTATCTTCCCTTATTAATGCAAAACCTCTTCTGCACATAACATTAATCCTCTTCGGAAAAGCCTAAGAAATCAGACTCACTACTCGAACACTCCGACATTTGCCGGTAAAGTCTTAAATTGAGAGGATCAAAGGTTCCGTCGAAGTCTGGTCAACAATATATCGATTATTATCGAGGACCTTGCGAACCTGATATGGACCCCTGAATTTAGGCTCCAGTTTACTGTTCTCGCCTGGTACCTTAACGGTTCTAACAACTACTAAAGCACCTACTTTGAATTTAGTTTTGTATCGACATTTAGCGTCATACTTTCGTTTCTTATATGCTTGTAACTGTTTTATCTTTTCTACTGCCTCATCTCTTATTTCTTCTAGATCACGATCGGTGACTTGATTCAAGTTTTCAACGAACGATTCAAGATCTGTATCTCGATCAAATTTTCGTCTAACACGGAATAGCAGCTCGTTCTTCTACAAGCTAAGAACGTAGGGTTTTAACTGCTTAGGTTGTTTtcaagggcgaacacgaaattattgcgacaccggtAATGTCattccaattttcttataatgtttagaatcaaaccaaaattctaGGGtagtttttaacataaataaaaaaaaagttaatcgatggagcctttttttgtggcgtttaaatagctgtggGAAGCTGACGCTGAAAAGTGTAGTATCCATGTTTCGACGTGATAGCAAAACCCCATTTGGGAACTTAGTCGACTATCGACTTAGTGAGAGAGCTGTGCTCATATTTGTACAAAGATTATTGAAAGAATAAACGAAGAGTTCTTCTTTTTTGAAGTGACCACAAACGTATCAAGACGTGTTTTTCTATTGCTTCCAGTTGTTACTAAAATTCCCctaattttaaattgtgtaactattttaaaacaatacatTATATTTGGTGGTTATCACAAAAAGGAAATGTATTATATGCTAGTTTAATGGAATTGCGGTGAACTTTTacgacgaaaattcttgatagaagaattagagattgaaattaaatgacggatagataaagcagatgcttagtaggagaaaatgagccaagagcatattttatggaaagcttcaaaggtgcgttctagaccctttgtcccgcatcaattgaatggctgggagaagtaatagcgagaggcgcaattacgttcacccatacatccaacccgatggattggcaaACCACGTGCTTCCCGGAAAAAAGGAAATGTGGGTAGAGGAGTCTGGGTAATAAAAGTTTAGAATAGGCAgcttagaatagtaagcgatcttgagacgttggttatACCATTCTGCACTTCCTTAAGTCCACTTCGGATGAATATGAACTTAATGCAGAACAAGATAGTGAACTAACCCCTCATGATACCAATTGGAGGAATACGTTGGCGGTTTAAGACAGGTCGCTCAAATAATTCCAACGAAACTAACTACAGTTGTAAatgtgatttaaaataataaaataaaatggacAGCCTTCACCATGTTATAGAACTCTATGTTCAGGTGTTGTTTAAATCCTTGGGATGACAACCACATCATGCAAAACCATCTTAGGGGTCCAATGTTTAGACGAGATGGCTTGAATGTTGTTCGAGTTTTCCAAACTCGAAGCTCGTTCGTCATCATCAGAAGGTAACatgaaaagaaatacaaaaagaGAAAAGAAGGAAGAGAAAAATAGGATATTAGTTCATTTCATCTATCAATGTATAACAAGAAGCCGTGCTCAAACCAGTAATAATATAGCTTAAATATCTTGACTGATATCGTCTACTTATCAACAGAACAGGAAATGCTGACaatgctgttcttctaaaacCTAATCAGTTATTCTGGTCAGCCTCTCTGACAAACTATGCTAAGCCTACATAGGGGTTCTATTAAAATATTTGCCTGAAATTAGTTATTTGGACTACCTACTCATTGTTGTTCTTCAAAGTCATACATTCTATTATCTACTTCCATAGATGAATTTCTAACCTAACTGAAAAACGTCAAGATCCGCtaaaagtgaataattaaataaaacaatttttttaactgtttcatGCGGACACAAattgttttaactttttaaatttggtgtGGTTTCGTTTACATCAAGTGTAAACTAAACTACACCAAATTTAAAAGGTTTaaaccagtgttccgaatatcactcattttcaatgaatgtttctgattgcaattcgcaactgaacgtacaacggtcgggtttcgttattgattgctactggacctacccgatcatcgatcgttcagttcatcgctaaaatacagatcacctcgtacactgcaaaaaatccactcCTAGGATGTATGTTTCCTCACACATAAGGTCTTCAAAACTGCTCTACGCATAGATTTCATATACTTCATATGAACATCATATGTCACACATAAATTGTATGTTCGAAATATGAAGTTTATATTATATTGACACATACATCATATGATTTTcctctttgaaaatttccatgtgTTCAAAATGGCCACCCTGGAGAAGAAGTTGGTGTGCCCGTTCAAGTGTcaactaaaatattttaataaggtAAGTAttactttaataaaaataaaatgtcgaTTATTTATCTCTTCTGTTCTCCCTCACAGGAAGCTTATCCCTGACCACTGCTATTGGAGGCAAGGACATCGGCCCGGTGTCGATCAAAGTCGTCAAATATGGTTCCAGTAGAACATGTTGGACAAACGGGCCGACCGGGAATTTAAGGCGCTTGGTACCATTCGCATACAAGAAATGTACGTATTAGGCtaagtatttttatgtttaataaatattaataaaatgttttgattgccaACAcctcacgattttttttatttccctccGAAAAACTAATTCCAACAAAAGTAGGTAAGCAAGTAAACGCCTAGGTGTAGGCAAACGTATGAGCGCAATGTAGGCCTATAATATTTATGTGTGGGATTTTAATTTGATGTGACACATATAAAAGTCATATTTTTGTATTCTATATGTGTGGACACGTACTTTTCAAATGGGAATcacattgcaaaaatctataaggcAAACACATATCCCCaatatgtggattttttgcagtgtacgatgcttgctgtcaaaacagtgcagcaccatcatcaaattggaatctcaccaatgcgcaatgcatatggcgaatcttgttggtcttcgatcaggagtgaatggatcaggcagtgagtgagtgatacatgaagccgatcattagcgtattttgtttgatttgatatatagcaaattaataaatttatttgttgttataacgttttttaacatcagtatgatcaaaatcaaattgaatttgtaTTTGTGAGaaaaagatgttcactttcgccatgtttttcaaattttacaagttctcttattaaactgtcgtccgtcacgttaaaactactgagaatttatggtgtcgcgcacaactgtttgatttttctcgtcctgcaaaaaataattttgaatttcatataattcaggcagatactgagtgagctacactcaggcaaattcttattataattttcataagatgcatcttatgaaccactttttagagtgtaaaataatgtttcataagagtcttatgaaattctttcaattgtcatacgatgttcttatgaaaaatagaagaaacggcattttgaaaaaataatgaacacattcattcattgcatcagtttttttcatcatctaacagtacaaagcaatcgccagttcatagtgaTTATAGTTTCGCTTCTATGTTAAATGtaattgttatctccggaatggtaagttcgatttggtGATTtgatatattagtaaactaaaaaaaatatttattcacttttcagcaagctggtCGGCAAAAAACGCAAGGTAGAAGAtcaagatgcggcaaaaaaactttgatggagccgtctgttgatgcgctgctgatggtaaccatgaatgattaaattttaaacaaattcggcaaacaataaagtgaatgttttcagcatgaaatatctataattattcttattagaaagtgatttactgtttccataagaatctcttatgaaaagcaacaacctctcattgcagtaggcgttcatcttcagaattcattcgcgtcataagacaatcttatgaatttcattaatttttcttatggcgccacttcataagagaatcttatggcatacataatagtatttttctgagtgtacattcagaatggatcagtttgtatctcactcatctccgatatgcgatgtttgctaaaccgatgattctgaatgatgcgactcggtttgcatagctgataggagcactgatcgagattgcataccagccaggcgaagcagttgcgagaggcgctatcccattatacaatctgaatgtttccaacaggaaacgcatcctgagtgtttgttttgattgattttcggaagactggtttaaacaaattgtgttcgcataaaacagttaaaaaatctatatatataaaaagcaatttctgtatgtctgtttgtttgtttgtttgtcctctatagactcagccgtcttaagagctagagagctgaaatttggcatggatgctcattaggaccaggaatgatgaaaaatgttttcagattttcggatgaccccttctaaagggggtcgtccatacaagacaaatattgttttcgcgatattgacgttacttttcgtcggatcgtgatgaaaatttgcacatgagtgttctgaaagacaagcaatcgatttcaggtgtcaaattttgtgtaaggggtcagccaaaggggtcgtccatattaactgctcgctatttttgcgatattgtcgttattatacatcgtattcagatgaaaattggtacacggtagttttgagtgacgtgcaaccgatttaaggtttcaaatttagtgtaaggggccggcaaaaggggtcgtccatattaaattttcagtatcttagtgatattgacgtttttactCATCGGATTGGGACGAAAATTTGCacgtaggagttattagggacaaacaactgatttcactaatctaaaatcaggggtcggccaaaggggtcgtccatattaactattcactgttgatgcgatattgtcgttattatacatcggattcagacgaaaactggtacacgagagttttgagagatgagcaatggatttcaggtattaaattcagtgtaacccagtaagcgcgtcctctcagaaatcgacagagcatgcaaaaaattgagagttgagtcaccgaacttagaataaaacggttaacttcggcgacactccaaaaacgcaaatattttcattcggtttgtcctgccgagataactagaggcaacaaatacgaatgcgtacatgcgaaatcagtttgaatcgtacactcgtacggtgtggtcgcattttgtccccgtgtcccgtgtgtgctttcaatcgtagctgtcgacttctcaggcaggcgatcacgcgtctcgaagggaaacatacaaacacgattcggattgtgttcgtgtgtttctctggagggcgtgtcttagcttaattcgtggcactcacccaaggcacgcgtatggtgtgttcctctctaacgatgtgatgatgcaaaatcgccagagagatcgttacgatccctctggcgatttgagttacctctctgccgattcatgtttactgggaagGGGCCGGCaaatggggtcgtccatataatcaTGATCgtcaatttcaatatttttgcaatatcgtcgttattttacatcggattgggatgaaaatttgcacacggtagttttcaggaacgagcaaccgatttcaaatgtcaaatgttttgccaggggtcgacgaaaggggtcgtccatataaattaattcttcactgttttaagcaatattgacgttactatACAAtgtattgctttgaaaatttgcaaaactagagggaagggcaatcgatttcagtcatcaaatattgtataagagcccccgaaaggggtttagctttttggcaaaaattgcgttgttatacaatgatcgaatcgaaatttatacacgtggttttttggcacggtcaaaggatttttgatttcaaatttagtagcagacgacagacaaagcgATCgaacaatatttttgcaattattacttaacaatgaattcagaagtgcatctggaaaatgcttggcaattggctttcatacaaactgttcatgacatattccaagttgaaagcgaaacggagttcgtatgggatcagctagtttaatatAATTATGACCATTCCaagaaaaaggaaaaggaaacacaaataaaatattcaaatagaaAATACAACGAAAAACAATTATCATAACAGGTTACtagaatttttttgtaaaattcgcAATAtcatattcaaaacaattttcaaaaaataaaataatttttagataTCCCTTGAAGAAGGCCAAGACCAAAGGCCGAAACGTCAGGCAAATTGTAAATTCTAGTATTTGCTTCCTCCTGACTGATgccaatttaaattataaagtgattttttttacaagggGTTTTCCCGAAGTCAGTTTTGACATAGGTTTCAGCGTCCATCCGAAGACACCCGTCGATcttggtcagcacctggtcgaatagcttccgagcacggatttgccacactattctgttttatggtccgatttggctgtttgctagctcgatacgacttgattccttcccggagtcgaattctcctcacggtTCTATGGCCAAATCACGGTCCGACAGATTGAAATTTctcttaatcgtcttcaaaatcttaccacgcagttttcggtcgacagttccactccgatgaTTGGCTTGAGGCTTTCGAATAGTCGTCAATGTTTCGttataccgtttgataacgcgcCATACAGTATTTCTGGTCAATCCAATCGGTTCAGCTAgtgctgttgattgtttacaaagcaCAGTAGATTTGCGGCATGTCAAAATGAAGTTGACAaaattcccgacacgtgggtgccAAGGACATCCAAATCCGGCCATCAGAAGCGAGTGGTCTTTCGGATCCCTCGAAAGAGTATATCTCTATCTCTTAgtttggatttcaaatttttattttccaagatCTTTTTATGTTTCACAGAAAAATAAAACGTAGGTAATGCAGTCACAAATACACATATATTAGGGGGCATGGGGGTTGTGTTGCCGACCCTTAATCAGCAATCACACGGGGTTGTTCTTTGTTACGCTTAGGGGGTACACTAGTTTACGTCGGATTTCTCTTTGCTGTCTCGGtgattccaaaaataatttaccgTTAACAGCAACGGGGGACTTGCTTAACTAAGATTTAAGTAGGTGTTTTGCACCAGCTAAGTTTTGCGGAAGAGATTCTTCAACAcattttgcatggtaaattgCGCTcacttgggttttttttttcgttttgtttaaaGAACTAAATGCATTTTAGCAGCGGGTTTAGCACTCGATCTACGCGAAAcgaaagtttttttgtttttaaataaataattcgaAACACAAGCGTAAACCACTATTTTGTAGGTATTAAAAAACAGAACAAACGTGTTTTGAGTTGTGCTTCCGTACGGCTCCGTTAATATTCACACTTAAGTTTGAGAGAGCTTAAATTCGGGACAAATGCTGCAGCAAGTTGCACGGCCAGATGGTTTCAAGGCGTTCCTTCAGGAAGTGGAACGGCATCGAGAACCAGTTGAGCGTGGTGCTGGCAAAGATGCCCATCGATTCCGGATACTGATGGGTAAGAAGGGCCAGAAGGGCTGTAATCGAGCACAGCCCTGCggtaaaaaggataaaaaagggCAGTTCTTTTTTCGGGTAGACGGAGACCTCGTGGAAGGCCGGTAGCAATTCCCGATCGGCACACTCGGTGCAGGTTGGGTATGGGTAGAAGAGGTGGCCACGTTCCAGTGGGTATGGCAGCATGCGAAAGGTTCCCTCCCAGGTGCAGTGCAGTAGATTGAGGGCACCTTCAACGTTTTTCCAGTGCTGCAGATGGAAGAAGGCATAGGCCAGTGCCTCCGAATCGCCCCTTTTGAGGATGTGCTCCGGAGGAAGGATAAGTTGTTTCATTTCCAGCAGGTACTTGGGTACGTGGGGGTTGAATTCGACTGCCCGATGGATGGCCTCGACGGCGCTCATTTCGGCCGGCGTTAAGCCTCGTTTGGAGGCAATGTCTGGAGAGAACTTTTCCGCTACTACCCGAGCCTTTAGTAGAGCAGCCGTGTAACAAATTGTGGCCGATTTTGGCAGTGCAATATCGTCGTATTTGGCCAAAACGGCTTGGCAATCGGCATAGGCTTGCATTTCTAGCAAAGCTTCCAGCAAGTTCTCGTGAATATTTAGCACGTTCATGATCGGAGGAATTTCCTTGGTTAAATCACGAAACATTTTAACTGCCTCCTTCAGCTTTCCCAGCTTTCGGGCACACATGGCCAACCTACGTTTGATGTAGATCAGCACATTGGTATCCCGCCGGAAAACTCCCTCCATGACCGGGCCCTGATGCTGCACGGCCTGAGATTTTTTGTAGTTGGCTTCTGCCACCTTCATTGCCGTCCGGAGGATTCTTTCCGCTTCGAGAATTGTGGTGGCCTCTTCTTCGGCCAACAAAATGTAAGCCGGAGCACAGTCCGGATTCTGTTCCAGAGCAGTTTTAGCAGCCTTGATACGCACTACGGGATTTCGCTCACGCCACGCCGTCTGCATGATTTCGTACTCCGCTTTTCCAGCGTCACCTGAAAGATCGAAATAGGTAAAAGATTACCGAGGAAACAAATCCCAAAAACTCACCTTCACAGGTGAAGAACGTCTGATGATCCTGAGCGGACAGATTCATATCGTAAAAGGTGAGCGGTTCCTTTTGGGTGGCCCAGTAAAACCGTTGATACTCTGCACCTCGTAGCAGATTCAGCGGGTTCCTCCAAACCTTGCATTCCGGCATATTTTGCGTAGTCGGAGTCGAGCTGGTACTGGTTTCGGTGGTGCTTTCCCCTCCACCGATCCATGGGCTAATGTGGTTGATGGATACTTGCTCTAAAATTGGGATAAGATCAACATTAAACAATATTCGTACAATGATAAACCAATTTCAAATTACCGATGAAAGACGTCCCATACTTGCGAAAGTACCACCATTCGAAGATTAAAATCAGCCCGGAAATCAAGCTGGATGTTCCCGTTAGAGCCACATAGAACTTGGGAGTCactggaaaaaagttaaatccgataaaaataatgaattaatccatattaaaagatgaaaaaatgaaaattatgctTACAGGTGCTGAGAAACACGGAAGAGTCCCACATCCTGGCAGGAGGACGAGAAGTTTTCCTTTCACCGTCTCTGAGTGAAAGGGTACCAACAAAATGCCAACCAACAACAACCGGAAACGGAACCCCGACAACTCTAGCACCGAAGGACAGCACAAGTTTTACAATATCAACGACACAACTGGACGAAAACCTCAATTATCTCAAACGCCAACCGGGCACAAACATTCGAAAGACATTCaccgaaatttcaatttcacgGCACCGCGACGACGATGGCTgcgggattttttttgttttccgcACCCGTCGAACGAAAACGAATAGATGACAGCAGCTGCCAGTTTGCGGCGTTTGTTGTTGATGCTTTGCGCAGCTGGTTCGGGTGCCAGGCggataaattcatttgaatttaaCAGTTTGCAAAACCTTCATTTTTAAGGAGCTACAAACTTCTAACAAAATTGTAATCCTCATTACAGGtacaattttcatttcatttttcagttattcaaataaaaaaaatcaacagatcaCACAGTAAGAACATTattcttaatgtttttttttgcatcaagatttctggcaaccttgccagggcgtattttttttgcattcgatAAGGAGAGGGATTCTGGTAGTGATATGCCACACAgagcagtgatgccacattaaaaTACTTATTTTCAAGC
This sequence is a window from Uranotaenia lowii strain MFRU-FL chromosome 3, ASM2978415v1, whole genome shotgun sequence. Protein-coding genes within it:
- the LOC129754510 gene encoding protein ST7 homolog codes for the protein MWDSSVFLSTLTPKFYVALTGTSSLISGLILIFEWWYFRKYGTSFIEQVSINHISPWIGGGESTTETSTSSTPTTQNMPECKVWRNPLNLLRGAEYQRFYWATQKEPLTFYDMNLSAQDHQTFFTCEGDAGKAEYEIMQTAWRERNPVVRIKAAKTALEQNPDCAPAYILLAEEEATTILEAERILRTAMKVAEANYKKSQAVQHQGPVMEGVFRRDTNVLIYIKRRLAMCARKLGKLKEAVKMFRDLTKEIPPIMNVLNIHENLLEALLEMQAYADCQAVLAKYDDIALPKSATICYTAALLKARVVAEKFSPDIASKRGLTPAEMSAVEAIHRAVEFNPHVPKYLLEMKQLILPPEHILKRGDSEALAYAFFHLQHWKNVEGALNLLHCTWEGTFRMLPYPLERGHLFYPYPTCTECADRELLPAFHEVSVYPKKELPFFILFTAGLCSITALLALLTHQYPESMGIFASTTLNWFSMPFHFLKERLETIWPCNLLQHLSRI